A segment of the Lycium ferocissimum isolate CSIRO_LF1 chromosome 5, AGI_CSIRO_Lferr_CH_V1, whole genome shotgun sequence genome:
GTCTCTCATCTTCAGTCTTcactataataataatattgatCCATCTGCACATACAACAAAAAATCCGTGTCCCTACTCCTCAATTCTCTTCTGATACGTCTCTTCTCTATATTTCTTCCAGTGTTTCGCCACTTCTCTACCATTGATTTCATCGGAGTAATCGTGTCCGTTCAAAATTCCTTTgtgtgaaattgaagaaatcaTCATGAGTTTTGCTAAGAAAGAGTACGAGTTTCTCGAGAAGATTGGAATTGGCCCCAAAAATCAAGGTTGTTATGTTAATGGAACCTGGAAAGCTACTGGCCCTGTAATCTCTACTGTTAATCCCGCTAACAACCAGGTTATAACctaatttcactcattttccaGTTTTGCCAACACATTTTTTTTCGTCTAAAAATTGTAGTATCTGTTTGAGTATTTTTAATGGTTTTGTGATCGGTTTCGTTTCATTAAACTTACATATGTATAATCTAAAGCCAGTGGCCCCGTAATCTTTACTGTTAATGCCGCCAACAACCAGGTTAACCTAATTTCACTCTTTTTCCAGttttgccaacttttttttttttttttttcatttaaaaattatatagtAGTCTGTTTGAGTATTTTAAGGGTTTTTGATCGGTTTCGTTTCATTAGAATAATATGTATAATCTAAAGCTAGTGGCCCCGTAATCTTTACTTTTAATCCCGCTAACAACCAGGTTTATTCTTAATTTCACTCATCCTTTTTTCCagttctgccaactttttttttttcatctaaaATTGTGAGTATTTTCAGTAGTATTTTATCTCGACTGGTAAGTGGAAAATCGGTTTTGTTTCATAAATATAATAGTATGTATAACTTAAAGCTACTTTGTGGACctaatttcactcattttccaGTTTTGATCTAAAAGTTGTAGCAGTCTGTTTGAGTATTTTCAAGGGTTTTTGATTTTGACTGGTTAGTGGAAAATCTGTTTCGTTTCATTAAattaatgtatgtatgatttaaAAGCTAGTCTAATGTATACAGACGATTGCGGAAGTTGTTGAAGCTTCTGCACAGGATTATGAAGAAGGCATGCAAGCTTGCTCTGAAGCAGCTAAGGTTTGGGTGCAGGTATGCTCATCACTCACTAATAAAACCATAAATCTTTCTTCGGCTATGTGTAAAAGTTACtaatattagaaaataattGGTCGTATAAGTACTAAAAATTACTAATATTACTAATATTCACATACTATAGCAATATTACTAATATTGCTATAACAGTCATCCTCTATAACAACGTTTTACTATAAAAGCCATGTTTTTTGTGGAACCGATCTTTCATGTTATATAATATGTTCTCTATGAcagtttgcgagctattgcacagaaGCGGGGTTTACCccgtgcgcacccgaagggtagcggctgcgggttcccttgtcatcaaaaaaaaaaaaaaaaaaagttctctATGACAGCCGAAAAGTAACGGAACAaattatgttgttatagagaTGTTCGACTGAACTATGATTTACTTATTTAGGGGATACGTTTTTTCCATTATGATTACCTAGTGGTTAGTTTAAATGTCATTCACCAAtgcttattttctatgtttatcCGCACTTTCACTGGCTTGATGATGCTTTTATTATGTTGCAGGTTCCTGCACCAAAAAGAGGTGAAATTGTTAGACAGATAGGTGATGCACTCCGAGCGAACCTTCAGGAATTTGGTCGGCTTGTTTCACTGGAAATGGGAAAGATACTTCCCGAAGGAATCGGGGAGGTTCAAGTATGTAAACAATTCAACAATAGAGTTATAAAGTGTCCAAAAAATTGTTGAACAACAGTTTTACAGTTGGAAACTTTTTGTGTTTACAATGAAAGCTATACTAATTGCTCttgaacacattaaagttcGGATCGTAGCTTCTAACTTGTTTATCTATTGGTGGTTGGTTGAGCTTGTGTGATTTGgttcattatataccaaacctAAATGGCGTGGATGTACCACATCAGTCTGCTATCATATAATGGGGTCCCTGTTGAAGTTCCTTTATACCTTATCAATTATATTGTACTTTGGGGCTTAAAGACAAAGTGACAAATCCTTTCCCAAGGAAGCCATCTACAACTAAGATGTTGAATATCTTTATTCTCACTCAAAGGGTTCCTCTGACAATTAGAGTCATCTCCTTTTCAGATCAACTAATGGAAGCTATTTGGCATACCTCTTACTTAGCCgttggttcaattttttttttaaagttttgagtGTGCTGGTGCTCATCGTAATTGGCAGTGTAAGAGAATCAGTAAATTTTGTATCTGACTATCAGTGACTGCAAGTGTTGGTGTAGCATGGTTACATAAGCAGAGGCTTTGCCTGAAACACTgccccaaaaaaagaaaaaataactaATGCGCTAGCTTTAGTGTATGAACTTTTTCAAGCTCTTTTTTCATGTTCATAACTGtcttttaactatttttttaatgacgTTCCTTTATCCTTGTCTTTTTATAACTGAATTGTAAATGGCAGAGCTACTAGGTGTACATAGTCCATGTTAAGTGTTCAAATGTCTTAGGTTATCCATCTGTGCATAGGCCCTGACTTTGTGGCTTAACTCTGCAGGAAGTCATTGATATGTGTGATTTTGCTGTGGGATTGAGTCGACAGCTGAATGGATCCGTTATTCCTTCTGAACGTGAGCCCGCTTCCTTACTTTGTTGCTCTCTGACTAGCAAAATTTGCAATCTTTAAGCAGGTCTTGTTGCAATTGTAATTTCTCGTTTGTAGTTTAAAATACTTTTTGGTGATCTGGGTAGGTCCTGTTTGAAAGGTTGATAAGCTTTTGCTGACTATTGGGATGCAAATGTTCTTTAGGAGTAGCAGATTTACAGTCTTATGCTATTGAAGATGGTgtttattttctgattttttgcCTAACTTCCTTTTATTAACGATATTTATTTGTTGACAGGCCCTAACCACATGATGTTGGAGGTGTGCTGACATTTGTGCTCTAAACTCAggaatttctcaaatttttgttatgttagTTTTTGATCTTCCCAATGTAATTTTTGTGCACAGATGTGGAATCCTCTTGGGATAGTTGGTGTAATCACGGCTTTCAACTTCCCATGTGCTGTACTTGGTAAGCCATTGAAATTTTGGACTACTTCCGTTTCTGATTCTCTGCTTTTATTGCCTTGCGAGTTTCTTTGAGTGTTCTCGAAGCTCTCCTGTCTACATACTTGGTTCCGCTTTGCTTCCTGTTCTTCAGGGCTGTTGTAAAATGTACTACAGAATCGAATCCAGTATGGATTTATGCAGCACTATGAAAACTTGCCCTCCCCATTAGCTTCAGGAAGGCTAAAGACGTATAAATTAATTGATTTAGGATGCTTACAATTTACCTTTAGCTGTTTTGGTATGGTCTGAAGGATAAAAGACATCTAATTCCTCTTTTCTGCCCAGTTTTTATGAGCTGAAAAGCTGATATGGAGGGGCATCCAACCCCTGCTTTCCAAGTAAACGTTTGAAAAGTATCGATATCCACCTTATTTTGTTCTAAATTTATGTGTCATGTTCTTTCAGGATGGAATGCATGTATTGCGCTGGTCTGTGGCAACTGTGTTGTCTGGTAAGTCTGTCACTTTATTTTCAAGGTTTGAAGAGGTGGTGTCCATTGTAGAAATGATTGAAGGGCTTTTGTCAATGATAGTTGGGTTGACGGTTGAACATTTTTTTAGATTGATAACTTGAACTTTTTTAGATTGATAACTTGAACTTCTACCTAATGCTGAGCTCAAATTGATTGGGTAATTGTTGCCACACTATAGTTTGAACATCATCATTGACACATTTATGTTGAAAGTAATCATTGCCTTAGTCTTTCAAAGCAGGAGTATTGAATCTCTCTTACCCTGGAACCATGTTAACCTGATTTTTTGGCATTCGTGCTGCAGCTGAATCTTAGCTGAGTTATATTGCTATAACTGGCTCTAAAACAGAATTCTTCGCATCCaaataagttcaaaaaatagaaaagcaGAGCTTCAGTTCCCGTCTTAATAACCGTAATAGGTTAAGTGCGCAATTGAGTTGGGAGGGATGGAGCAGATGCTTTTAGGGTTATGCAAATGCCTAATCTTTCAACTCTTTCTTCAATCTCCAAAAGAAAATTTGCGCTTCGAGGATGTCTGATGTCTTAATGTTATTTGGGTGTTCTAATCTTGGGATTTTATGCCATGTTCACAGGAAAGGTGCTCCAACAACACCTTTGGTTACCATAGCATTGACAAAAATTGTGGCTAGTGTATTGGAGAAAAACAATTTACCTGGTTCAATTTTTACTGCCTTCTGCGGTGGAGCTGAAATTGGTGGAGCAATAGCAAAGGACACACGAATTCCTCTAGTCTCGTTCACTGGGAGCTCAAAGGTGACTTTTCTGTCCTTATGCTAACATGCCTGTTTGTCTTTTCATCAAGTGGTTTCCGATGCAGCTAATACTGTGTCAGTATTTCCCTGTTACTTTAACTTGGATTTaccttttcaaatatttttccaGCTTCTCGACACTACACATACCTAAACGTAGGCTGCCTGGTTTTGTAGGTTCATCTCTAGGAAACTTCTATTGCACTCTTTGATATGAGATGAAAAAGTAATAGATTGAAGTTTCTTAATTTTCCTATATTTGTTATTAACTTGATATCAAGGCTCCAGAAATCATGATATAGGTACATAAATGTCTGtatctctcttcttttcctAGCTGTTCTTGAGTAAAAGTATATTTTGGAGAAAGAAGAACATACCAGTTTATGGATAGTAGTGATAAGTTAAAATTTTCAACTAAAGCTAATAACAGGTAGAGATGCTTATGCTATTAAAAAATGTTGAATCGTGTTTGTAGAGCTGGAGGAAAAAAAACTACTGCATTGCTATTTTATCCATCTTCTTGTTTAGTTTACTTTTCTACTTTGGCTTGTCTGGCTAGTTGAATCAGAGAATATTAACAGGACTTGAAAAGAAGATGGTAGAGAGTTGATTCTGAAACTAAATGGATATGTAGGTCTGGTTTGTGGTTTATTGGTCAAAATTAAAATAGGCGGTTTTGGCTTTCATTACTTCTGTGTGCAAGTGACACTACAAACATTTCTTTTCTAGGacaagtaaataatttttttgtgacaAAAACACCCGAAGGATCTGCAACCATGCACAACAAGTCATACAACCtaaaatctcaaaataaaagaagCAAAGCAAAAGAAAGGGAGAAGAGAAGAATGTTGGAATTTTATTAGATTCCTTCTTATTCCATAACTTTGATAAAGCTTGTCTTTTAATTTAGTTACCAAAAAGTTGCATATCGAAATACAACTTGCTTTAATGATTTTCCATGTGTGGGTTTATTTCTTTTGTGCCAATAGGTTGGTCTTGCAGTTCAGCAAACAGTAAGTCAGAGATTTGGAAAATGTCTACTAGAACTAAGTGGAAACAATGCCATCATAGTAATGGATGATGCAGACATTGAACTTGCTGTTCGTTCTGTTTTGTTTGCTGCTGTTGGTACGGCTGGTCAGCGCTGTACAACATGTCGGAGACTGGTATTGcattaattgtttaaaattcCATTCAATTTTCTGTTTAAAGATTTCTCTTTCAGAACTTCTTACTGTTtcttcataaatatttttctgCATGAAGCTTGTTCATGAGACAGTATATGAGAAGGTTCTTAAACCACTAGTGGAGGTGTACAAGCAAGTTAAGATAGGGGATCCTTTAGAAAACGGTACCTTACTTGGGCCAGTGCATACTCGTACTTCTAGGGAAAACTTCGAGAAGGGAATACAAAATATCAAGTCCCAGGTATGTCCAGTTTCTTGAGAATTTCATTCCCCTAATTATTTCTGAATTGGCATTTATTTTCCCTCTCCTCACCCCTTCGTATATATGTTGATGGTGGGAACAGTTGTTCCAAATGGACAAGAGTTTGTCTAACAATTTGATTAGCTCTAGTAAATGTCAGATCATAATGGtcataataatttttaaaagaaaatggagACCGCATTTTGTTTACTCAGCTGGACTTAGGAGTTGGGACTTGAGACTACATCCATATATTGGAATTggatttttttcccttttcaacaGAGGGAAAAGTGTGAGTTGCACTTTTTTTCTAAAATGAATGTTTTGCAGGGTGGAAAGATCCTTACAGGTGGTTCAGTCATAGAATCTGAGGGTAACTTTGTGCATCCAACAATCGTTGAAATTTCTCCAAAAGCCGAAATTGTGAAGGAAGAATTGTTTGGTCCAGTTCTTTATGTAATGAAGTTTAAGGTATTTCCTTTCGAAGGCATTGAATTTTCGAGATAACCAATAGCGTTGTGTCCCGTATTTGGTAAAACTTCTCTGGTATTCAATTTCTCATTCCAAACTTTCTGCTTGCAGACTTTCGAAGAGGCAGTTGAAATTAACAACTCTGTCCCTCAAGGTTTAAGTAGTTCCATCTTCACCCGAAATCCAGAATTTATATTTAAGTGGATTGGGTAAGCAATCTATAATGTTATTGAGCATGTTCGTTTAGATGAGTTTTCCTTCTCGTTTATAACCCTGGTTATCTCATGCCTATATGTGCTGCAGAGCTCAAGGAAGTGATTGTGGCATCGTCAATGTAAACATACCAACAAATGGAGCTGAAATTGGTGGTGCTTTTGGAGGTGAAAAAGGTACTGGTGGTGGCCGTGAGGCAGGAAGTGATTCTTGGAAGCAATATATGAGACGCTCAACTTGGTAACTACACATACATTTCATCGCGCTGTCATTTAATACATTTGCATGCTGCATTTGCGGAAGCTCACCGTTCTAACTTATTGCTTTGTGTTACACTTGTCGTTAGGATGGGCTAGATTATTAATCATATGGGATTGGAATTAATCCtatgtttggttggtgggataatttttttgatatcCCATCCAATTCCATGTAGATGGGATAAAAGGTGGGATTAGTAATCCCATCTTATCCCACTCAATCCCATCTacatgggataacttatcctccTACCAAATGACCCCAATCGTCTTGAATTAGTTGCTATGTTGTAATTATCATAGATTTCAGTATCTTATAATCTGAGGAGTAACATTTTATGCTGACCTACTTGGGTTATTCCCCGTCATTGCAGTACAATCAACTACGGGAGTGAACTACCATTGGCGCAAGGAATCAATTTTGGCTAGTGAAATTGGTCAGTTATTGTATTACTATATGCTAAAGTATCTTGTAGCATTTTAGATTTCTCGTGTTCTAAAGAATGCTAGTGTTGTTTCAGGTGCAGATCTACTCGGTTCACTCGTGAATTCAAACCTATAAGGTGCTTGTAATTGGCCCGGAATCACTTATATAATGTACCTTCCTTGCAACTCAATAAAAATGATGTATTATAAACCAAGTGTTATCAGTGATCATTATCAGGTTGCCCAATCAATGAGATTTCTTGGCTATCATGCTTTATTTGAAGAGTTGTTAACCTAATCTCATAACTAAAACGCTAAACTTGCATTATTGGTGGTTAGCAGTCAATTCCATAATTAATCTTCTGTAAACCACTAGTAGGTTTATGTTAGTCAATCATTTTGATATGTTATTTCCAATAATGGAAGTGATTATAT
Coding sequences within it:
- the LOC132055297 gene encoding aldehyde dehydrogenase family 7 member A1 isoform X1 codes for the protein MSFAKKEYEFLEKIGIGPKNQGCYVNGTWKATGPVISTVNPANNQTIAEVVEASAQDYEEGMQACSEAAKVWVQVPAPKRGEIVRQIGDALRANLQEFGRLVSLEMGKILPEGIGEVQEVIDMCDFAVGLSRQLNGSVIPSERPNHMMLEMWNPLGIVGVITAFNFPCAVLGWNACIALVCGNCVVWKGAPTTPLVTIALTKIVASVLEKNNLPGSIFTAFCGGAEIGGAIAKDTRIPLVSFTGSSKVGLAVQQTVSQRFGKCLLELSGNNAIIVMDDADIELAVRSVLFAAVGTAGQRCTTCRRLLVHETVYEKVLKPLVEVYKQVKIGDPLENGTLLGPVHTRTSRENFEKGIQNIKSQGGKILTGGSVIESEGNFVHPTIVEISPKAEIVKEELFGPVLYVMKFKTFEEAVEINNSVPQGLSSSIFTRNPEFIFKWIGAQGSDCGIVNVNIPTNGAEIGGAFGGEKGTGGGREAGSDSWKQYMRRSTCTINYGSELPLAQGINFG
- the LOC132055297 gene encoding aldehyde dehydrogenase family 7 member B4 isoform X2 — protein: MQACSEAAKVWVQVPAPKRGEIVRQIGDALRANLQEFGRLVSLEMGKILPEGIGEVQEVIDMCDFAVGLSRQLNGSVIPSERPNHMMLEMWNPLGIVGVITAFNFPCAVLGWNACIALVCGNCVVWKGAPTTPLVTIALTKIVASVLEKNNLPGSIFTAFCGGAEIGGAIAKDTRIPLVSFTGSSKVGLAVQQTVSQRFGKCLLELSGNNAIIVMDDADIELAVRSVLFAAVGTAGQRCTTCRRLLVHETVYEKVLKPLVEVYKQVKIGDPLENGTLLGPVHTRTSRENFEKGIQNIKSQGGKILTGGSVIESEGNFVHPTIVEISPKAEIVKEELFGPVLYVMKFKTFEEAVEINNSVPQGLSSSIFTRNPEFIFKWIGAQGSDCGIVNVNIPTNGAEIGGAFGGEKGTGGGREAGSDSWKQYMRRSTCTINYGSELPLAQGINFG